A DNA window from Parabacteroides johnsonii DSM 18315 contains the following coding sequences:
- a CDS encoding SusC/RagA family TonB-linked outer membrane protein, translating to MNTLKNLLRKGITIGSFCLVSGTILSAQISLSMQNKSTREVIREIEKVSDYRFFYNDNLSGLNTRISVSAQGENIRDVLEQIKKQAQITYIIKENNQIVLSAPGYVSASTQQNTRKITGIIKDQSGEPVIGANIVEKGTANGTITDIDGQYSLEVGSNSILVVSYIGYITQEIPVGKNSTLDVLLKEDTETLDEVIVIGYGTTKRKDFTGSVSSVKLENSPIALSPNLNALESLKGNVSGLDIGATNSAGGEPSMQMRGQKSISGSNDPLIVVDGVIFMGSINDINPNDIASYDVLKDATSAAAYGSRSANGVIIITTKRGKTGKPVVTFNATGSMQTWQNKPELMKGEQWLESVMARNNSSDLSWLKPQELANMEAGREINWLDASTRTGWVQDYQVSVSGAGEKMNYYLSAAYSDNQGVVIGDDYNRITALAKINTDITSWLQIGVDAAFTKSDYSGVGANIGEATQTSPYGVMYRNGSEKLLEKFPYTQSSVNALWNTDKSVRDNKDIRNNFRANAYAVVKLPWVEGLSYRFNYAGNLSKNQSGDFYYEGYFVKEGAYDDETRYSPATLQSLLASANGKINNNTTDSWVIDNILNYKNTFGKHSIDLTAVATRDRKKYEMIETTGSNFAANGNTTLGINGLHKATVQKVNMDNNQRSNIGYLGRASYSYDDRYFFTGSYRRDGASVFGVNQKWGDFFAFGGAWRLSSEKFMSSISYLDDLKLKVSWGKNGNQGLDPYGTLSTINNGASGGVRYEFGGSDIIYGLNQKALGNANLGWETTESWNTGFESAWLGSRLFVDLDLYFSKTTDQIFTRDIPVMTGFKNMKSSMGQVNNRGVELTIRSVNINTQDWYWTTNLTFWLNRNKLVHLYGEDLNGDGKEDDDISNSRFIGKPLGAIYGYQQDGIVQETDIEYMKANGATPGIPKYKDMDNDGVITSADRVILGYSTPNFKLNMSNTITYKNWDLYFMLTGTFGGGGYYQKSNKGAYLTNGSGRFNTNGIYIPWWTPENKSNEYPAATFNDDGGRFLGLQNRAFVRLQDVTLSYTFREPWVQKVNIQNLKVFFTAKNLFTITKWQGGDPEVGVTVSENTYPVLTSFSLGANISF from the coding sequence ATGAATACCTTAAAGAATTTATTACGGAAAGGAATCACAATTGGAAGTTTTTGCCTTGTTTCGGGTACGATACTTTCTGCACAGATATCCTTATCCATGCAAAACAAATCCACTCGCGAGGTGATTCGCGAAATTGAAAAAGTAAGTGATTATCGATTTTTTTATAATGACAATCTATCCGGTCTGAATACAAGAATTTCAGTTTCAGCTCAGGGAGAAAATATTCGGGATGTGTTGGAACAGATAAAGAAACAGGCACAGATCACTTATATAATTAAAGAAAACAATCAAATTGTACTATCTGCTCCCGGTTATGTATCTGCGTCGACTCAACAAAATACCCGGAAGATTACCGGTATTATTAAGGACCAAAGCGGTGAACCGGTAATTGGGGCAAATATTGTTGAGAAGGGAACAGCAAATGGAACGATTACGGATATCGATGGACAATATTCGCTGGAAGTGGGGTCGAACAGTATTTTGGTAGTTTCCTATATCGGATATATTACTCAGGAAATTCCAGTGGGAAAGAACAGTACATTGGATGTATTATTGAAGGAAGATACGGAAACATTGGACGAAGTCATTGTTATCGGTTATGGAACGACAAAAAGAAAAGATTTCACCGGTTCTGTCAGTTCTGTTAAATTAGAGAATTCTCCGATTGCCCTGTCTCCGAACTTGAATGCATTGGAATCTCTGAAAGGTAATGTCTCAGGTTTGGATATCGGAGCGACTAATTCTGCTGGTGGAGAGCCGAGCATGCAGATGCGTGGACAAAAATCTATTTCCGGGTCCAATGATCCGCTGATCGTGGTGGATGGAGTTATTTTTATGGGTAGCATTAATGATATAAACCCGAATGATATTGCTTCTTATGATGTATTGAAAGATGCGACATCTGCAGCAGCCTATGGTTCCCGTTCTGCAAATGGCGTGATTATTATAACGACTAAAAGAGGAAAAACCGGAAAGCCTGTTGTCACTTTTAATGCTACAGGTAGTATGCAGACTTGGCAGAATAAGCCGGAATTGATGAAGGGAGAGCAATGGCTTGAATCTGTAATGGCGCGAAATAATAGTTCGGATTTAAGTTGGTTAAAGCCTCAGGAATTGGCAAATATGGAAGCTGGTAGGGAGATAAATTGGTTAGACGCGTCAACTCGTACAGGTTGGGTACAGGACTACCAAGTATCGGTTTCCGGAGCTGGAGAGAAAATGAATTACTATTTGTCTGCGGCCTATTCGGATAATCAGGGTGTAGTTATTGGGGATGATTATAATAGAATAACAGCTTTGGCAAAAATCAATACGGATATAACAAGCTGGTTACAGATAGGAGTAGATGCTGCATTTACGAAGTCTGATTATTCGGGTGTGGGAGCTAATATTGGCGAGGCTACGCAAACATCTCCTTACGGTGTGATGTATAGAAATGGGTCGGAAAAATTGTTGGAAAAATTCCCATATACACAGTCGAGTGTAAATGCCTTATGGAATACTGACAAGAGTGTTCGTGATAATAAGGATATACGAAACAATTTCCGTGCAAATGCTTATGCCGTTGTCAAACTCCCTTGGGTTGAAGGTTTGAGCTATCGTTTTAATTATGCCGGAAACTTAAGTAAAAACCAGTCTGGAGATTTTTATTATGAAGGGTATTTTGTTAAAGAAGGTGCTTATGATGATGAAACCCGTTATTCTCCGGCAACGCTCCAAAGTTTGTTAGCAAGCGCCAATGGGAAAATTAATAATAATACGACAGACAGTTGGGTGATCGATAATATTCTGAATTATAAAAATACATTTGGAAAACATTCAATTGATTTGACTGCCGTTGCTACGCGTGATAGGAAAAAATACGAGATGATAGAAACGACCGGTTCGAACTTTGCTGCAAATGGTAATACTACTTTGGGTATAAATGGTTTGCACAAAGCTACAGTTCAGAAAGTCAATATGGATAATAACCAGCGTTCCAATATCGGATATTTGGGCCGTGCATCTTATTCATATGATGATCGTTACTTCTTTACCGGTTCTTATCGTCGTGATGGAGCTTCTGTTTTTGGGGTTAATCAAAAGTGGGGAGATTTCTTTGCATTTGGTGGAGCCTGGAGATTGAGCAGTGAAAAGTTTATGTCTTCAATTTCGTATTTGGATGATTTGAAATTGAAGGTATCCTGGGGTAAGAACGGTAATCAGGGGTTGGACCCTTATGGAACATTGTCAACCATCAACAATGGAGCTTCCGGCGGTGTCCGCTATGAATTTGGGGGCAGTGATATTATCTATGGATTGAATCAGAAAGCACTTGGCAATGCTAATTTAGGTTGGGAAACGACAGAATCTTGGAATACAGGCTTTGAATCTGCTTGGTTAGGTAGTCGCTTGTTTGTAGATCTGGATCTTTATTTTTCTAAAACAACAGATCAGATATTTACGAGAGATATCCCTGTTATGACAGGCTTTAAAAATATGAAGTCTTCTATGGGGCAGGTTAATAACAGAGGGGTGGAATTGACAATTCGTTCCGTGAATATCAATACACAGGATTGGTATTGGACGACGAACTTGACATTTTGGCTGAACCGTAATAAATTGGTCCATCTGTATGGTGAAGATTTGAATGGCGATGGCAAAGAGGATGATGATATCTCGAACTCTCGTTTTATAGGGAAGCCTTTGGGAGCCATCTATGGTTATCAACAAGATGGTATAGTCCAAGAGACCGATATCGAATATATGAAAGCGAATGGAGCGACTCCGGGTATTCCTAAATATAAAGATATGGACAATGATGGAGTGATTACTTCTGCAGACCGTGTTATTTTGGGATATTCTACGCCTAACTTCAAGTTGAATATGAGTAACACGATTACATACAAAAATTGGGATTTATATTTTATGCTGACCGGTACATTTGGTGGCGGTGGATATTATCAAAAGTCTAATAAAGGTGCTTATTTGACTAATGGTTCCGGTAGGTTCAATACCAATGGTATTTATATACCTTGGTGGACTCCTGAGAATAAGAGCAATGAATATCCTGCAGCAACATTTAATGATGATGGCGGACGTTTCTTAGGTTTGCAGAACCGGGCATTCGTTCGTTTGCAGGATGTGACTTTGTCATATACATTCCGTGAACCTTGGGTACAAAAAGTAAATATCCAAAATTTGAAAGTATTCTTTACGGCGAAAAACTTATTTACGATAACCAAATGGCAGGGAGGAGATCCTGAGGTTGGTGTTACCGTTAGCGAAAATACTTATCCTGTATTAACATCTTTTTCTTTGGGTGCAAATATCAGTTTCTAA